GGAGATAGAGCCAATATCTCAACCCGCGATCGCTCAAGCAGGGACAACTACACTCCCAGCACCAGTACCAGAGCAAGTTCCAATAACCCAACCCGCGATCGCTAATCAGACTATAGATACTCCGGAGAAGACAAACACTGAGGAAAGCAAACCGCGCAAATACAAAACTGGTGAAGCTGATGCGATCGTTCATCAGGCGATCGATGCCATCATCCACCACAACAATCTGCCCAACCAGCTCCATGACCTCAAGTGGGCTATCACTATTAACGGATTGAAGAACTTCAGCACCAATCAAAGAGTGATTGAACGCATCATGCAGGAACGCAAAGACGAGATTGATGCCCATCATCAACTCCACCAACTCCTTCCCAAACACAACCACCGCCACAAGAGAAAACGTAAAATTGGCGATGTTATCCAACTCTGAACTGGACGCTCTTTGTAGGTTGAGACGCGATCGCGCTCACCAAAATTGCGTATGAACCGCTCTTTGCCTCCCTTGGGCCACTTTGCCCAAAGTTTGAATGACGACTATGCTGCTGTGAAGGCAGGATTGACTCTAGACATCAGTAATGGTCCCACGGAAGGCCACATTAATCGTTTGAGCATCTTCAAACGATTAATGTACGGTCGCACCGGATTGGAGTTACTGAGGCGGCGATTTCTCTTGCGCGCTTGAATTCGTTGGCTTCACACCCAACAGCAGCAATCACTCATCACTCACTTGAAAGTCTCGATATGGGCTTTTGGGAAAATGGATTGGAATGTGGGTTGTGGGGATGCCTCTGTGAGGCATCTCTATTCGAGCAACCTTCTTTACATTCAATCTTGATCCCACTACTCAAAATTTGCCTTCACCACTCCCGGCGATCCCATCCACCTAAACCACCTATGAACCAATCACCACAAGATGCCACAGCTACGATCGCTTCACCAAAATTGCGTATGAGCCGACACGATCGCTCAACCACAGACCGAACAAAGCCTTTTGTAATTTTCCTGCTTGCAAAGAAAGATGTGACAAGACATAGGCTTGCCCTGTCCACTCCTTCTCCCTTTAAGTGGCGGCACTTTCTGTCTGATGTCATTCTACTCAACGTGCGTTGGTACTGCCGTTACCCCTTGAGCTACCACAAATTAGAGGAGATGATGCTTGAGCAAGGTCTTAAAGTCGATCCTTCTACAAAAAGTCTTTGCGACACCATCCGGAAAAATAGAAAGGCGAGAAAAGTTTGTTTTGTGCATTCCGTGCTTCTTTGGTTAGGGCAGATAACAAAAGGCAATTCTTTAAATAGTCAGACAGATCATCATGGGTATCCCTTGAACCTATGATTCAATTGATCAATCAACCTTAACTCCTTGACAAAGGAAAGCAGTTTGTGCAGTAGTTGAGCCTTCATCGCCTAAGTTTTGAGCAGTCTTAGGAGTAATACTGGTGGTAGACATCCGCAAGTTTTTTCGAGCGACCAATCCTAGCCAGACTCTGAATCCGGAGAAGGAGGAGGATCGCCAATACTACACCGATTTCTCTTCAGTGCGCGGAGGGCAGATTATTCAAGAATTGAAGGACAACATTTCCTTTTTTTCACCGGATGATCCAACCTGTGTGTTGTTCACAGGACACATTGGCTGCGGCAAATCGACGGAGTTGCTGCGGCTGAAAGCCGAGCTGGAGCAGGAAGGTTTTCATGTCGTCTATTTCGAGTCTAGCGAAGACTTAGAGATGGCAGATGTAGACATTGGCGACGTCATGTTGGCGATCGCCAAGCGGGTGAGTGAAAGTCTGGAAAAAGCCGAAGTCAATTCTCAAGCGACGGGCTTTCGAGCTTTGCTGGAAGGCACGATGAAAGTGCTGATGACGGAAGTGGATGTCACAGCCAAAACTAAGATTCCGGGAGTTGGGGCAGTTGGGGTCAATACTCAGGGAGAATTTTCACTCTCGGCAGGGATTGCAGAGCTAACCGTCGTTGCCAAGAATGACCAGACGCTGCGGGAGCGACTCAACCAATATCTGGCACCCCAGAAAAACAAGTTGCTGGATATGATCAATCGAGAGCTGCTTGAACCAGCGATCGTTCAGTTGAAACAGCAGGGCAAACGAGGGCTGGTGGTGATTGTGGACAACCTCGATCGCATTGACAATCGCACCAAATCTTTTGGTCGTCCGCAGCAGGAATATCTATTTATTGATCAAAGCGAATGTTTGACCAAACTCAGGTGTCATTTGGTTTACACGATGCCCTTGGCGCTAAAGTTTTCTAACGAGTATGGGATGCTGACCCAGCGCTATGAGGAACCCAAGGTGTTGCCGATGGTACCAGTGCAGTTGCAGGATGGCGGCGATTGTGAAGCAGGTTTAACTCTGTTACAGCAAATGGTGTTGGCAAGGGCTTTTCCTGATTTGGGTGAAGCGCAACAGTTCGAGAAAATTACCGAGGTTTTTGACCATCCTGAAACGCTCGATCGCCTATGTCGCGTCAGCGGTGGGCATGTCCGCGACCTGCTGCGATTGCTGAATGACTGGCTCAAGAAGGGCAGACAGCTTCCTCTATCGGGTGCAATCCTAGAAGATGTCATTCGTGCCCGTCGCAATGAAATGACGATGCCTATTTCAGATGATGAGTGGGAGCTGTTGCGACAGGTCAAGCAACGGAAGAAAGTTAGCGGCGATCAGGGATATCAAACGCTGATCCGCAGTCGGTTGGTGTTTGAGTATCGCGATCGCGGCGAGTCCTGGTTTAACGTCAATCCGATTTTGGCGGAGGCAAAGGAACTGCAATGACTGATCCGGGCACTCCTTTAGAGATTACGGTTGACAACCAGAATGCGTTGGAGGAGCTTGCTTGGGCGATCGACATGTCTCAAGGGCAGTTTGCCCTGTTGCTAGCGCAATGCAACTATGTTCGATTGCGGACGCAGATAGCGGAGCAGTTACAGAAAATTTCTGCTGTGCCCATTCGAGTGGTGACGTTGCCAAAGTTGGCTACAACGCTTTATACCTCGCTCAAGGCAGAGTTGGGCGACGAGAAACCTGAAGCCGTAATGGTGTTTGGGCTGGACGAGTCCGAAAATCTGGATCAGTTGCTTGCTTCGACAAATCAAGTACGAGAGGAGTTTCGCCAAACTTTTCCATTTCCGCTGATCCTCTGGATCAATGATGATGTTCTCAAGAAGCTACTGCGATTGGCTCCTGATTTTCACAGTTGGTCTACGACTACATCGTTTGAGGTTACCAGCTCTGATCTGCTGGAATCTTTGCGTCAGGGAGCCAATGAACTATTTGCTACGCTTTTGACTGCTGAGACAAATGCTTCCTTTAACAGGCTGTTTGCTCAGATAGATCTAGCAATTTTGCGCCAGCAGGAATTAGCAGCCGCATTGAGTGAGCTGCAAAAGCGAGGTCAGGTTCTAGAGCCAGCGCTGCAAGCTAGTCTGGGCTTTTTCCAAGGGGTCAGTGCTGGAACTGATTCTGAAGCCTTGACATACTTGCAGCGAAGTCTGGATTTTTGGCAGCAGACTAGCGACGACCCTAAAGGGGGAACTGCTTCACATTCCCAAAGCAACGGCATTGTTCCAGCCTCAAACCAACTCCGTGTAGCGCTGCTGCTTTTCTTTATTGGGCAGTACCAATATTACGTGACAGAGCAAGATAGAGCGCGATCGCCCGATTGGAAAAAGACCCAAGTTCCTCTCCAGCAAGCCATTGAGATCTTTGAGCAAGCTAATCGTCCAGATTTAGCCGCTAAATGTATTACTCGCCTAGAGCGAGTGTTAGAGCGCGTGCCAGATTGGGATGCACTGGAAGCAGTGGCGCAAAAATCCCTAAAATTACATCAGTCCTACTGTCATCTCAGCAGGTTGGCTCAAGATTACCGCTACCTAGCAGAGGTGGCGTTGCGGCGACAGCGAGCAGCAGAGGCAAAATCGCTAGCTCAACAAGCATTAGATACTATAGCAAAGATTCCAGAAGACCAGCGATGGCAAGGGTTACATCTGCTGACGCTGGCTAGGGTGGAACGGCAGCTGGGCAATCAAGAGGGGGCGATCGCCCACCTAAAAGCAGCCTATGATTTAGGCGATCAAGGGTTCCCTCGCCTCTTCAGTGAGATTCTGGCGGAGTTGCGAGACATCTACTTAGAGCAGAAGCACTATCTAGAGGCATTCCTACTGAAACAAACACGGCTCTCGGTAGAGCAGCAGTATGGCATTCGAGCATTTGTTGGGGCAGGACGGCTGAAGCCTAAGCGGGAAGACGCAGAACAACACATCAATCAAGCAAATTTAGCAGAATCAACTGAAGAAATTGCCCCAGAGATTCGAGCATCAGGACGGCAAAAAGACCTGGATGAACTGCTCCAGCGAATTGGCGACACCGAACACAGATTGATTGTGGTACACGGCTACTCTGGCGTGGGTAAGAGTTCGCTGGTGGTGGCGGGGTTGGTTCCAGCACTGCGGCAGAGGGCGATCGGTTTTCGCAATAATCTGCCGGTGCTGATTCGGGAGTATAGCCGTTGGATGGCCGTACTGGGGCAGCAGTTAGTAACAGCAACAGGAGAGAGCAGCAACGCAGCTTCTGAGAATTCGGAGGAAGAAGCAAGCTGGGATCAGGCAGCATTTCTAAAACAGTTGCGGCAAAACGAGCAGCGCAACCTCCGTACGGTCCTAATTTTTGACCAGTTTGAGGAATTCTTTTTTGTCTATCCTGATCCGGTCCAGCGTAGGCAATTTTTTGAGTTTTTAGGACAGTGTTTAGGGGTGCTGTCGGTTAAGGTAATTCTCTCTTTGCGGGAGGACTATCTCCACTATTTGCTGGAGTGCAGCCGTCTTTCTAGCATCAAAACCACAGGAATTGATATTCTCAGCAGCAATGTGCTGTATGGGTTGGGCAATTTTTCGGCTGAGGATGCGAAGGCGATTATTCAAGACCTGACTGACCGCGCCCAATTTTATCTGGAACCCGCTTTGGTCGATGCCCTGGTTAATGACTTAGCCGGAGAATTGGGAGAGGTCAGACCGATCGAGCTACAGGTGGTGGGGGCACAGCTACAAGATGAAAATATCACCACGCTAGCGAACTACCAAACCTGCGGTGAAACGCCAAAACAAGAGCTGGTCAAACGCTATCTGGCACAATCGGTGACAGACTGCGGCAGCGAAAACCAGCAGATTGCCGAACTGGTGCTGTATCTGCTCACCGACGAAAAAGGAACTCGCCCGCTAAAGACGCGTCCTGAGGTGGAGCGAGATTTGCAGGCGCTGACTGGCATCCTGATTCAAACTGGCTCTGCCTTGGACGATGCTCTGACACTAGTGCTGTGCGTGTTTGTAGACTCCGGCTTAGTTGTGCTGTTGCCAGAAATCCCACTGGATCGCTATCAATTAGTGCATGACTATCTCGCAGCCTTTATCCGCCAACAAGCTCCCCAGATCGATCGCCTGATCGCTGAACTCGAAGCAGAACGAAAACAGCGACGGCTAAGTGAAGAAGAACTGGTCAAAGAAAAGCAGTCCAAGCAGATTTTAGAAGCCGCTCACCAGGAGGCGAAAAAAATTGCTCGTCTGGAGCGAGTGGGCATGCAGGCAATGCGGCAGTTTGAGTTTGCCCAACTTGAGGCGCTCACTTCAGCCGTACAAACCGGAGAAGACTTACGAATGCTGATGCACGAGCGGGGTGAAGATGTTTATTCAGCGACTAGCCCCGTTCTGGCACTTCAAACGATCTTAGACGCCATTCAAGAGCAAACTCACTTTAGGGGGCATCAGGGCTACGTCAGAAGCGTCAGTTTCAGTCCCAATGGCACGCAGATTGTCAGCGCTGGAGACGATAGCACCGTCCGACTGTGGAACCTCGATGGACAACAGGTGCAGCAGTTTAAGGGACATCAGACCCCTATTAGAAGCGTCAGTTTCAGTCCCAATGGCACGCAGATTGTCAGCGCTGGAGACGATAGCACCGTCCGACTGTGGAACCTCGATGGACAACAGGTGCAGCAGTTTAAGGGACATCAGACCCCTATTAGAAGCGTCAGTTTCAGTCCCAATGGCACGCAGATTGTCAGTGCCGGAGCTGATGGCACCGTCCGACTGTGGAACCTCGATGGGGAGGAGGTGCAGCAGTTCAAGAAACATCAGGGCAGTGTCATTAGCGTCAGTTTCAGTCCCGATGGCACGCAGATTGTCAGTGCCGGAGCTGATGGCACCGTCCGACTGTGGAACCTCGATGGGGAGGAGGTGCAGCAGTTCAAGAAACATCAGGGCAGTGTCATTAGCGTCAGTTTCAGTCCCGATGGCACGCAGATTGTCAGTGCCGGAGCTGATGGCACCGTCCGACTGTGGAACCTCGATGGGGAGGAAGTGCAGCAGTTTAAGGGGCATCAGACCCCTATTAGAAGCGTCAGTTTCAGTCCCAATGGTACGCAGATTGTCAGCGCTGGAGACGATGGCACCGTCCGACTGTGGAGCCTCGATGGACAACAGGTGCAGCAGTTCCGAGGACATCAGACCCCTGTCAGTAGCGTCAGTTTCAGTCCCGATGGCACGCAAATTGTCAGCGCTGGAGTCGATTTTACCGTCCGACTGTGGAGCCTCGATGGACAACAGGTGCAGCAGTTCCAAGGACATCAGGGCAGTGTCATTAGCGTCAGTTTCAGTCCCGATGGCACGCAAATTGTCAGTGCCGGAGCTGATGGCACCGCCCGCCTTTGGAACCTCGATGGGGAAGAGATGCAGCAGTTCAAGGGACATCAGACCCCTGTCAGTAGCGTCAGTTTCAGTCCCGATGGCACGCAGATTGTCAGTGCCGGAGACGATGGCACGGCACGACTGTGGAGCCTTGATGGACAACAGGTGCAGCAGTTCCAAGGACATCAGGGCTACGTCAGTAGCGTCAGTTTCAGTCCCGATGGCACGCAGATTGTCAGTGCCGGAGCTGATGGCACCGCCCGCCTTTGGAACTTGGATGGGGAAGAGATGCAGCAGTTCAAGGGACATCAGGGCATTGTCAGTAGCGTCAGTTTCAGTCCCGATGGCACGCAGATTGCCAGTGCCGGAGCTGATGGCACCGTCCGACTGTGGAACCTGGATGGGGAGGAGGTACAGCAGTTCCGAGGACATCAGGACTATGTCAAAAGCGTCAGTTTCAGTCCCGATGGCACACAGATTATCAGTGCCGGAGACGATGGCACGGCACGGCTGTGGAACCTGGATGGGGAGGAGGTGCAGCAGTTCCGAGGACATCAGAGTGATGTTAATAGCGTCAGTTTCAGTCCCAATGGCACGCAGATTGTTAGTGCCGGAGCTGATGGCACCGCCCGCCTTTGGAACCTCGATGGGGAGGAGGTACAGCAGTTCCGAGGACATCAGGGCATTGTCTGGAGCGTCAGTTTCAGTCCCAATGGCACACAGATTGTCAGTGCCGGATACGATGGCATGGCAAAATTACTTCCGGTTCTAGACCTGAATCAACTTTTAAGGAGAGGCTGCGCCTATCTCAACAACTTCTTGATTGCCTATCCCGATCGCCTCAAAACCCTAACAGCTTGCCATGATGACTCCGATCGCCTTGCTGCGGCTGCCCCTAATTTAGTAAAAGAGGCAGAAGCACAGGCAAGAGCAGGGAATGTGGATGCTGCGATTGATAACTTCCGTACTGCCCTGCAATGGAATCCCAGCCTTAACATTGATGATCCTGAAGCCAAAGCAAACCAGTTGGCATCCGAAGGAAAAGCTCAACGTCTAGTTAGCGAGAGTGAGGCTTAGTGAAGCAGGGCAAGATTGAGGAGGCGATCGCCTCCTATACTAAAGTCCAACAAGTGAACTTATCCTTAGAAGTTACTGCTAACGCTTGGAAGGGTCTTTGTTGAAATGGTAGCCTGCAAGGACACGCGAAAGATGTGCTCTTTGCGTGCGAAAAAGCGGTTGCCCTCTGTCGTTTAACACGCTTCTTATCCCGATTAACACATTAAACGTCCTCCAAAAAAGTCCTAAAAACTTCGTATAACAAAGCTCTCAGGCTTTTTTAATAAAATCCAGAAAATAACATATTAAATGTCCAAAGTCGGCTATTTTGCAGAGTTCGGACATTTAATTTGTTAATTCCGCCCAAAAGCAGGATAATTTTCTACGTCTCCCACACAGCATAAGAATGGCAAAACCTTTGCAGGCAGGGTTTTGAATGCTTTTCCCTTCAAGATAGTGGACATTCAATGTGTTAACGGGGATGAGAAACGTGTTAAGCGACAACTGCTGATGAAACAGAAACGACTCAAGCGCTCGCCTCAACTTCTGAAACCACTGAGGCGGCACCAGAACCGATAGAGGAGAGCGAGGTTAGGGAACCAATCCAATCTATAGAATCCGTAAGCAATTCATTTTTGGAGCAATCAACAGCAAACGGATTGGAATCTAAACTCGACAAGCTCATTGATGTCATGGCTCAGTTCGTTCAGTTTCAACTCCAGGCTCAAACACCACAGACTTAGCAGGCAACGCAGCAAAACGCGATCGCTCATTCAGAGACAACTAGAGTGGCGGCAGCACCCGAGATAAATTCAATATCTCAATCCGCGATCGCTAACCAGGATAGGGATACTGCGGAGAGCGAAGCTGAGGCCAGCAAACCTCGCAAATACAAAACTGGCGAAGCTGACGCGATCGTTCATCAGGCGATCGATGCCATCATTCAACACACCAACCTCCCCAACCAGCTTCATGACCTCAAGTGGGCTATCACTATCAACGGGTTGAAGAACTTTAGCACCAACCAACGGGTCATTGAACGCATCATGCAGGAACGAAAGGACGAGATTGACGCTCATCATCAGCTCCACCAGCTCCTTCCCGGCCACAACAACCGTCACAAACGAAAACGAAAAATTGGAGACGTGGTAAGGGTTTGAACTGGCCGCTCTTTGGAGCTTTTGAGCTTGAGATTCTCAGAACTCTGAAACCTACCCTCGCTGACGCGATCGCGCTCACCAAAATAGCGTATGAACCCTAATAACGTTAGAAGCGTGGAAAAGCAACTGGGGATTAAAATAGTGCCATCGACTAGCTTAGGAGAGAGAGGTGACAGTTCGATAACCCCGCTACAGCAAAGAAGAATTCGCCCGACGCAGCGACGCAGGTTTGTGAACTTTAAGGGCGATCGCAAGTTGAGGTAGCTGATCACGGCAAAAAATATGCGCCCAAATGTTGACGCTCAGAAAATAGAACGCTTGATGCAAGTCCTGGGTCGAGAAGCTCAAGGTTCAGGTTGCATTTATTTTACAGGTGGTGCTAGCGCTCTCCTGATTGGTTGGCGTAGTTCCACAGTTGATGTCGATATTCGTTTAGATCCTGAGCCTCCAGGGATTTTTCAAGCAATTGCTAAACTCAAACAAGAGTTGAACATCAATATCGAATTGGCTTCTCCACAAGATTTCTTGCCCCCTCTTCCAGGATGGCGTGATAGGAGCATGTTCATTGGCAAGCAAGGTCAAATCTCGTTCTATCACTATGACTTTGTTGCCCAAGCTCTCTCTAAACTATCCAGAGGATTCGACCGTGACATTAATGATGTTCAAGCCATGTACGAACAGAAATTATTTTCTTTGAAGCAGCTACGGGATGGCTTGGAAGCCATTGCACCTGAATTGATCCGATTTCCTTCTCTGAATCCTAATGTCATTAGAAGCAGAGTCGGGAGCTTTATCGAACGTTTTGAAGACAACCCAGGGGAGAGTTAGCCATGATTCTCAATGAGTTTCCAGGAGCAGAATTAGTCTTGCCGGGATTGGAAGATCTTCGCAATGGCAAGACGAATACAGTTGGCTCATTGTTAATAGCGATCGCCGCCACACGTTTAACTGGAGCAGGTTTAGATATTCCAAAAGATTACCTAGCTCCAGAACCAGAGTTGACTCTGTATGCCCGCCTTCAAGATGAACGAGACGATGCCTATTCCTACTACAATGCTCTGCTGAGCAGCCTGAATAGCTTTTGCAATGCACTTGAACTCAGTTATAAATATTAAGTCGTCTAACAAGGCCCATGTACACCGACCGCCGAAGGCGATTGGTTAGAGTTCGAGGTTATGTGCGGCGGGTAATGGACAATGTTAGTTGGCTTCGTTCTCGGTGATGGCAGTGGTTTGAAATTACTGATCAGGTGCTTGAAGTTGCAGGCACAATATTCGTTCAATTGAGATGAAAGAGTATTTGAAGGTTAGTGAAGTCATCGACTGGCAGCATCCAGCAGTGATGGAAAGGGCCCAACAGATCGCATTGGGACTTGGCTCACCACAGGCGATCGCTCAAGCTTGTTTTGAGTGGGTGCGAGACGAGATTGGTCACAGTTTTGACTATCAAATGAATCCTGTAACGTGCCGAGCCTCAGAGGTTCTTCAGCAGAAAACGGGTTACTGCTTCGCTAAGAGTCATTTACTAGCAGCACTATTACGAGCTAACCAGATTCCAGCAGGATTTTGCTATCAACGGTTGAGTATTGATGACAAAGGTGGGCCGTACAGTTTGCACGGCTTCAATGCTCTCTATTTGCCTGATGTTGGTTGGTATCGGGTTGATGCCAGAGGCAATAAAGCAGGGGTGAATGCTCAGTTCACTCCACCTCAAGAGCAGTTAGCGTACAAGATTCAGTTGCCTGAAGAGGCAGATTTCCCAGCGATTCTTGCCGAACCGCTCCAGATTGTCGTAGAAGCGCTGCAAGCACAAAGTACGTGGGATGAGATGCTGCGTAACCTTCCAGACATTTCGTTGGAGTCCGCCAAGGTCTATAGTTTGGTCTGAGGCTTCGACCTTCGTGGAAAAATTATCACTTTTCAGCAACGCCTCTGAGTTTGAATTTTCCGCTCTTTGAAGGTTGGGGCGATCCCTCAGAGAGGAGCCGGTCAAAATTGAAGAAATAGGGGGTGTGGAAGCGATCGCTCTTAACCTCAAACTTCTCTTCCGGATGCCAATTCCAGATCAACCAACAACTAGCCCTATTATCAGCGCTTGCCTGTCACTTCACCAAAATAGCGTATGAGCCCAGATAGTGCCGAACGCGACAAAATCTAAACCTCGAAGGGATCGAGTAGAGT
This portion of the Trichocoleus desertorum ATA4-8-CV12 genome encodes:
- a CDS encoding KAP family NTPase, translating into MVVDIRKFFRATNPSQTLNPEKEEDRQYYTDFSSVRGGQIIQELKDNISFFSPDDPTCVLFTGHIGCGKSTELLRLKAELEQEGFHVVYFESSEDLEMADVDIGDVMLAIAKRVSESLEKAEVNSQATGFRALLEGTMKVLMTEVDVTAKTKIPGVGAVGVNTQGEFSLSAGIAELTVVAKNDQTLRERLNQYLAPQKNKLLDMINRELLEPAIVQLKQQGKRGLVVIVDNLDRIDNRTKSFGRPQQEYLFIDQSECLTKLRCHLVYTMPLALKFSNEYGMLTQRYEEPKVLPMVPVQLQDGGDCEAGLTLLQQMVLARAFPDLGEAQQFEKITEVFDHPETLDRLCRVSGGHVRDLLRLLNDWLKKGRQLPLSGAILEDVIRARRNEMTMPISDDEWELLRQVKQRKKVSGDQGYQTLIRSRLVFEYRDRGESWFNVNPILAEAKELQ
- a CDS encoding transglutaminase family protein encodes the protein MKEYLKVSEVIDWQHPAVMERAQQIALGLGSPQAIAQACFEWVRDEIGHSFDYQMNPVTCRASEVLQQKTGYCFAKSHLLAALLRANQIPAGFCYQRLSIDDKGGPYSLHGFNALYLPDVGWYRVDARGNKAGVNAQFTPPQEQLAYKIQLPEEADFPAILAEPLQIVVEALQAQSTWDEMLRNLPDISLESAKVYSLV